The Nitrospirota bacterium DNA segment TGAATCCGGAGAATCCTGAAGAGGTTCGGCTGACCCTCGACATTCTCCGTGCTACACCGATCAAAACGGATACGGTGGCCGTGCTCGAAACGCAAGGGCTGACCGGACTCGCCACCATCAATTTGACGGGGGGGAGTCGAGAGTCTCCGGCGTTGGAGGCGGAACAGGGACAGGACTATCCGGTCATCAAGACCGGACCTTCGCTGTTCTTCCGCCTCGACATGGCGCTCTCGCGCCTGCTCGCCGATCAGGGGCTGACGAAGCTGCTCGCCAATGTGAATGTGCTCAGTCAGAACGCGACGGCGGTGGTAGATGAAGAAAATCGCGCCACCATCAAGCAGATTCTCAAAGACCTGTCGGATATTACGCGCACCGTCGCAGATCAGAGTGAGCGAGTGGGCAGCGGCCTGGTCAGCGCCTCGAACGCAGCGGAGCACGTCGCACAGATGACCGAGACCATGAACAAACAGGTACCGGCGTTGTTGGAGCGGGTCAACAAGAGTGCGGCGGCGCTTCAAACCATGACCGAAGAATTGGCTCATACGGGACGATCTGTGCGGTCGGCCGTGCAAGAGAGCCGCCCCGATATAGCGCAGTTCACCCGACAGACATTGAGTGAGACCGGTGCGCTGGTGACAGAGCTGCGCCAGCTCACGGGAACGTTGCAACGAGTGGCACGGCAACTTGAACAGGAGCCGAATTCGCTCGTCCTTGGGAAGAAGCCTCTTCAGCGGGGGCCGGGAGAGTAGCCGATGAGGACGATACAGGGACAGCTCTTGACATGGATGGGAATCGGGTTCGCCGCGCTGGCGCTGACCGGCTGTCTGTCTCTCTCGCATGATGCGCAACCGATCCATACGTTCATCCTGGGCTCGGACCGTTCGGCAGAGGTGGCCGCTGCCCCGGTAAGGAAACCAGGAACCGGGACTCTCGTCGTCAATGTGCCGGTGGCGCAGCCGGGGTTTGAGACGCCGCGGATGGCCTATACACAACGGCCCTATGAAGTGCGCTATTACGCGACCCATCAATGGGCGGACTCCCCGGCCAGGATGTTGACTCCTCTCCTGATTCAGGCGTTGGAACAGACGGGTTATTGGCGAGCCGTTGTCTCAGTGCCGACATCCGTGCGCGGAGACCATCGTGTGGAGATCGATCAGTTGGAACTCGTACAGACCTTTCTGCAGACACCGAGTCAGGTGCGCCTTGTGTTGCGCGTACAAGTGATCAAGCTGCCGGAATATCTGGTGCTCGGCACCCGCCTGTTCGATGCGGTTGAAGGGACGTCAACCGACGATGCGTACGGTGGGGCGGTCGCCGCAAACCGGGCAGCCGATCTGCTGCTGAGGAAGGTGGCCGGTTGGCTCAGCGGTTGTGTGGCGGG contains these protein-coding regions:
- a CDS encoding MlaD family protein, whose product is MDNKVNYVVVGAFVAVLGAAILLVVLWLGKSDYRGVYDRYYSYMQESVAGLSVNSTVKYRGVEVGRVKNIQLNPENPEEVRLTLDILRATPIKTDTVAVLETQGLTGLATINLTGGSRESPALEAEQGQDYPVIKTGPSLFFRLDMALSRLLADQGLTKLLANVNVLSQNATAVVDEENRATIKQILKDLSDITRTVADQSERVGSGLVSASNAAEHVAQMTETMNKQVPALLERVNKSAAALQTMTEELAHTGRSVRSAVQESRPDIAQFTRQTLSETGALVTELRQLTGTLQRVARQLEQEPNSLVLGKKPLQRGPGE
- a CDS encoding ABC-type transport auxiliary lipoprotein family protein yields the protein MRTIQGQLLTWMGIGFAALALTGCLSLSHDAQPIHTFILGSDRSAEVAAAPVRKPGTGTLVVNVPVAQPGFETPRMAYTQRPYEVRYYATHQWADSPARMLTPLLIQALEQTGYWRAVVSVPTSVRGDHRVEIDQLELVQTFLQTPSQVRLVLRVQVIKLPEYLVLGTRLFDAVEGTSTDDAYGGAVAANRAADLLLRKVAGWLSGCVAGSQESGCSR